In a genomic window of Polycladomyces abyssicola:
- the hisC gene encoding histidinol-phosphate transaminase has translation MKPKAAIRGLPVYQPGKPLEEVKRELGLKEVIKLASNENPFGCSPAVWESLAAEREFFAMYPEGTAPDLRRELARHLGVDEARLIFGNGSDEVVQMLARAYLEPGCESVMADRTFPRYETLTRMEGATPVEVPLVDGTHDLEAMASAVNERTRIVWICNPNNPTGTIVARDALVRFLDRMPEHVLVVVDEAYYEYVTDPAYPDTVSLLDRYPQLFILRTFSKIYGLAAFRIGYGIGHPDVVTELNRVREPFNVNRLAQRAARAALADQAFVERCRRLNREGVETISRQLHEWGLHHFPSHGNFVLLDTGKPADEVFQSLLKQGIIVRSGEALGYPTYIRVTVGSPEQNARFLDALAVCLGRQRNEVR, from the coding sequence ATGAAACCGAAAGCAGCTATCCGCGGTTTGCCTGTGTACCAGCCGGGAAAACCGCTTGAAGAAGTAAAACGGGAACTGGGATTAAAAGAAGTGATCAAGCTGGCATCCAATGAAAATCCGTTCGGTTGCTCGCCGGCGGTGTGGGAATCGCTGGCCGCCGAACGGGAATTTTTTGCCATGTACCCCGAGGGGACGGCGCCTGATTTGCGTCGGGAGCTGGCCCGTCATCTCGGTGTGGACGAAGCCCGTTTGATTTTCGGTAACGGTTCGGACGAAGTCGTCCAGATGTTGGCCCGTGCTTACCTCGAGCCGGGGTGCGAGTCGGTGATGGCGGATCGGACGTTTCCGCGTTACGAGACATTGACGCGGATGGAGGGCGCCACACCGGTGGAAGTGCCGTTGGTTGACGGTACGCATGATCTGGAGGCGATGGCATCGGCTGTGAACGAACGGACACGTATCGTGTGGATTTGCAATCCCAACAATCCGACGGGCACGATTGTGGCTCGGGACGCATTGGTCCGTTTTCTCGACCGGATGCCGGAGCATGTGCTGGTCGTTGTGGATGAGGCTTATTATGAATATGTGACCGATCCTGCGTACCCGGATACGGTATCACTTTTGGATCGCTATCCGCAGTTGTTTATTTTGCGCACGTTTTCCAAGATTTACGGGTTGGCCGCTTTCCGCATCGGTTACGGCATCGGTCACCCGGATGTGGTGACGGAGCTGAACCGCGTTCGCGAACCGTTCAACGTCAACCGTCTGGCGCAACGGGCTGCCCGTGCTGCATTGGCAGACCAGGCGTTCGTGGAGCGCTGCCGCCGTCTCAACCGCGAAGGGGTGGAGACGATCAGCCGCCAGTTGCACGAATGGGGATTGCATCATTTCCCTTCACACGGGAATTTCGTGTTGCTGGATACGGGTAAGCCGGCGGACGAAGTGTTTCAATCGCTTTTGAAACAAGGTATCATCGTCCGTTCCGGAGAGGCGCTCGGCTATCCGACGTACATCCGGGTCACAGTCGGCTCACCTGAACAAAACGCCCGCTTCTTGGACGCATTGGCAGTCTGTCTGGGAAGGCAAAGGAACGAAGTCCGTTGA
- a CDS encoding prephenate dehydrogenase, with amino-acid sequence MNQGKVTVIGIGLIGGSLALCIKERTEYTVCGCDVSERSLELARASGVIDEGTTDLAEAVKDADYLFLAVPVGLISRLMAQLREMPLKPGCIISDVGSTKGEIVRHGRELSRVGVTFIGGHPMAGSHRSGVEAADPLLFENAYYILTPTPETSLVDMQRLSRLLQVATRAQLVIMDPDHHDRVVGAISHLPHVIAAGLVNQVGRYNEENEWFHRLAAGGFRDLTRIAASHPVMWRDILMSNRHTVLSLMDDWLKEMQRFRQAIEAGDAQEVEALFDRARRLREQLPDRKKGILLRPYECYVNVPDRPGMIGEVATLLGKNGINLSNIGVMENREEEVGVLRLSFRTEEDLTQAVAVLKQANYIVIE; translated from the coding sequence TTGAATCAAGGGAAAGTGACGGTCATCGGGATCGGTCTGATCGGCGGGTCCCTTGCTTTGTGTATCAAGGAGCGGACGGAGTACACGGTTTGCGGCTGTGATGTTTCCGAAAGGTCCTTGGAATTGGCCCGCGCCTCCGGAGTCATTGATGAAGGAACCACGGATTTGGCGGAAGCGGTCAAAGACGCCGATTATCTGTTTTTGGCCGTTCCCGTCGGGCTGATTTCCCGTCTGATGGCACAATTGCGAGAGATGCCGCTTAAACCGGGGTGCATCATTTCGGATGTCGGCAGTACCAAAGGGGAGATCGTCCGGCACGGTCGGGAGCTGAGCCGGGTCGGTGTCACTTTCATCGGCGGGCATCCGATGGCCGGTTCTCACCGCTCAGGCGTTGAAGCGGCTGATCCGTTGCTGTTTGAAAATGCGTATTACATATTGACGCCAACACCGGAAACATCGTTGGTGGATATGCAACGGTTGAGCCGTTTGTTGCAGGTGGCCACACGTGCACAATTGGTCATCATGGATCCGGATCATCATGACCGGGTGGTAGGGGCGATCAGCCATTTGCCGCACGTGATCGCGGCCGGTTTGGTTAACCAGGTGGGGCGCTACAATGAGGAAAACGAGTGGTTCCACCGGTTGGCGGCGGGAGGTTTCCGGGATTTGACGCGCATTGCCGCCAGTCATCCCGTGATGTGGCGGGATATTTTGATGAGCAACCGCCATACGGTGTTGTCGTTAATGGACGACTGGTTGAAGGAGATGCAGCGATTTCGCCAGGCGATTGAAGCGGGTGACGCGCAGGAAGTGGAGGCGTTGTTCGACCGGGCAAGACGCCTGAGAGAGCAGTTGCCCGACAGGAAAAAAGGCATCCTGCTGCGCCCCTATGAATGCTACGTCAATGTCCCCGACCGTCCGGGAATGATCGGAGAAGTGGCGACACTGCTGGGGAAAAACGGCATCAACTTGAGTAACATCGGTGTGATGGAAAACCGTGAGGAAGAAGTCGGTGTGCTCCGATTGTCGTTCCGCACCGAAGAAGATTTGACACAAGCGGTGGCGGTGCTCAAACAGGCCAATTATATAGTGATCGAATAA
- the aroA gene encoding 3-phosphoshikimate 1-carboxyvinyltransferase, which produces MRSTPKRPFHQSVRVPGDKSISHRGVMFGAIAQGTTRVEGFLPGADCLSTIACFRRLGVEIERETPTTVLIKGKGWEGLREPAQWLDVGNSGTTIRLMLGILAGRPFFSAVAGDDSIARRPMGRVVQPLREMGAFIDGREGGSFTPLAVRGGHLKGIEHVSRVASAQVKSCLLLAGLQAEGTTVVREPAVSRDHTERMLQAFGVDLEAEPGRVAVKGGQSLTGQYVRVPGDVSSAAFIWSAALMVPGSRVKVRDVGLNPTRTGILDVFRMMGAEVLVEPKGKWCGEPVGDVTVSADGLRAVEVGGDLIPRLIDEIPVLAVVATQAEGTTIIKDAAELKVKETNRIATTTTELRKLGAQVEETDDGLIIYGPTRLKGGVCDSHGDHRIGMAMAIAGLAASDEVTVRNATAIDVSFPGFAELLEQLGA; this is translated from the coding sequence ATCCGATCCACCCCCAAACGGCCGTTTCACCAATCGGTCCGGGTGCCGGGGGATAAGTCCATCAGCCATCGCGGGGTGATGTTTGGAGCCATCGCGCAGGGGACTACGCGGGTGGAAGGTTTTTTGCCTGGAGCAGACTGTCTCAGTACCATCGCGTGTTTCCGTCGGTTGGGCGTGGAGATCGAACGGGAGACCCCCACGACGGTACTGATCAAAGGGAAGGGATGGGAAGGCTTGCGCGAGCCGGCCCAATGGTTGGATGTGGGCAATTCCGGTACGACCATCCGCCTCATGCTCGGTATTTTGGCTGGACGCCCGTTTTTCTCCGCTGTGGCCGGGGATGATTCCATTGCGCGCCGTCCGATGGGACGTGTAGTGCAACCGTTGCGGGAGATGGGAGCGTTCATTGACGGCCGGGAGGGTGGTTCGTTTACGCCGCTCGCTGTTCGCGGAGGGCATTTGAAGGGAATTGAGCACGTGAGCCGGGTAGCCAGCGCTCAAGTGAAATCGTGTCTCCTGCTGGCCGGTCTACAGGCGGAAGGAACGACGGTGGTGCGGGAACCGGCTGTTTCCAGGGATCATACGGAGCGGATGCTCCAGGCTTTCGGTGTGGATCTGGAAGCCGAGCCCGGTCGGGTGGCCGTCAAGGGAGGTCAATCGTTGACAGGTCAATACGTCCGGGTACCCGGTGATGTTTCGTCGGCGGCGTTCATTTGGTCGGCAGCGCTGATGGTGCCGGGCAGTCGTGTGAAGGTGCGGGATGTGGGACTCAACCCGACCCGAACCGGCATCTTGGATGTGTTCCGCATGATGGGTGCCGAAGTGTTGGTGGAGCCGAAAGGGAAATGGTGCGGTGAACCAGTCGGGGATGTGACGGTGTCAGCGGACGGTCTTCGTGCCGTTGAAGTGGGAGGCGATCTCATCCCGCGCTTGATTGACGAAATCCCGGTATTGGCCGTAGTGGCTACTCAGGCGGAAGGGACGACGATCATCAAGGATGCAGCCGAACTGAAGGTGAAGGAGACGAACCGTATCGCCACCACGACGACGGAGTTGCGCAAATTGGGCGCCCAAGTGGAGGAGACGGACGATGGTTTGATCATCTACGGTCCAACCCGTTTAAAAGGCGGCGTCTGCGACAGCCACGGCGACCACCGTATCGGGATGGCGATGGCGATCGCCGGTCTGGCGGCCTCGGATGAAGTGACCGTGCGAAATGCGACTGCCATCGATGTGTCTTTCCCTGGTTTCGCCGAACTTCTGGAACAATTGGGAGCATAA